From a single Rutidosis leptorrhynchoides isolate AG116_Rl617_1_P2 chromosome 5, CSIRO_AGI_Rlap_v1, whole genome shotgun sequence genomic region:
- the LOC139847176 gene encoding uncharacterized protein: MPPTYFPLRWESTGDQWWYASPIDWAAANGHYDLVRELLRLDSNHLIKLSSLRRIRRLEVVWDDQEQFDDVAKNRSLVAQKLLHEGDSKRGKNSLIGSGYGGWLLYTAASAGDFSFVQELLHKDPLLVFGEGEYGVTDVLYAAARSKNVDVFWLIYDFAMCPRFMGGEFQENSGGIPSAYKDEMKNRAVHALARGGNLGILKELLGDCLNDDVLGYKDIHGSTILHTAAGRGQVEVVKYLISKYKIINSLDKQGNTPLHIAAYMGHISVIDVLIKESPSSINSKNNAGETFLHTAINGFQTPTFRRLDYQIVLMKQLVSSKTFNIENIINDTDIEGRTPLHLAVHGNIDSDLVKLLMSVRYININKRDVHGMTPLDLIKQRPVSPSSEVLRRQLVSAGAILSSQDYSTRKILASHLRKRSAGGSPGTTFNVADSEIFLHSGMENIPITTNEIRISTINAEGPNPTHNTIHSPTQTTNTNSKTPNKKKHKSMIKRFLRWPKMRKTGSSPSPSANPVPTTNTNAECPVPLRLQYSKPLQPQNNKRTLAARSNLPSPTAKKKLASGLVNGVMQHVNRRSRSNSFSRSSASSYTSQMGIDVAGTSNSNNLFDDNEQVEVVSSSNRKSVNQYFCFGGSKLHTETASCDEMKSHEIYDRYVLSTA, from the exons ATGCCTCCAACTTATTTTCCTCTTCGGTGGGAAAGTACCGGTGATCAATGGTGGTACGCGTCCCCGATCGATTGGGCTGCAGCCAACGGACACTACGATTTAGTCCGTGAGCTTTTACGCCTCGATAGCAACCATTTAATCAAACTTTCATCCCTTAGGCGTATACGTCGGCTTGAAGTTGTTTGGGACGATCAAGAACAATTTGACGATGTTGCCAAGAATAGATCTTTAGTTGCTCAAAAGCTTTTACATGAAGGTGACAGTAAACGGGGTAAAAACTCGCTTATCGGGTCCGGTTACGGTGGGTGGCTTTTGTACACTGCTGCATCGGCTGGTGATTTTTCGTTTGTTCAAGAATTGTTGCATAAAGATCCGCTTTTGGTTTTTGGTGAAGGGGAATATGGTGTGACTGATGTATTGTATGCAGCTGCAAGGAGTAAAAATGTCGATGTTTTTTGGCTTATTTATGATTTTGCGATGTGTCCGAGGTTTATGGGTGGCGAGTTTCAAGAAAATAGTGGTGGAATTCCGTCTGCTTATAAGGACGAAATGAAGAATCGAGCGGTTCATGCGTTGGCTCGAGGTGGTAATTTGGGTATATTGAAGGAGCTTCTTGGTGATTGTTTGAATGATGACGTTTTGGGTTATAAAGATATTCATGGCTCCACGATTTTGCACACGGCAGCTGGACGAGGACAAGTCGAG GTTGTCAAATATCTCATCTCCAAGTACAAAATTATAAATTCCTTAGACAAACAAGGCAATACACCTCTGCATATAGCCGCTTACATGGGCCATATATCCGTAATTGACGTTTTGATCAAAGAATCACCTTCTTCAATAAACTCCAAAAACAACGCAGGCGAGACGTTTTTACACACTGCCATAAACGGTTTCCAAACTCCAACATTTAGACGACTCGATTACCAAATCGTCCTAATGAAACAATTAGTCTCTTCGAAAACCTTCAACATCGAAAACATCATAAACGATACAGATATCGAAGGACGAACACCTCTTCATTTAGCCGTCCATGGAAACATCGATAGTGATCTCGTTAAATTACTAATGTCAGTTCGTTACATTAACATAAATAAACGTGACGTTCACGGTATGACTCCGCTCGATCTTATAAAACAACGACCTGTTTCACCATCTTCAGAAGTACTCAGACGACAACTCGTTTCAGCCGGTGCGATTCTAAGTAGTCAAGATTACTCCACTCGAAAAATTCTCGCTTCTCATTTAAGAAAACGCAGTGCGGGTGGTAGCCCGGGGACCACTTTTAACGTGGCGGATTCAGAAATATTCTTGCACTCGGGTATGGAGAATATTCCCATCACAACAAACGAGATACGAATCTCGACAATTAACGCTGAAGGTCCAAACCCGACCCATAACACGATCCATAGCCCGACCCAAACTACAAACACAAATTCCAAGACTCCAAACAAGAAGAAACATAAAAGTATGATAAAACGGTTCCTTCGATGGCCCAAAATGAGAAAAACAGGATCGAGCCCGAGCCCAAGCGCGAATCCGGTGCCAACAACGAACACGAATGCAGAGTGCCCGGTCCCACTGAGGTTGCAGTACTCGAAACCTTTACAACCTCAAAACAACAAAAGAACACTTGCAGCTAGAAGTAATCTTCCTAGTCCAACTGCGAAAAAGAAACTTGCTTCGGGATTAGTTAACGGAGTTATGCAACATGTAAACAGAAGATCACGGTCTAATTCATTTTCGAGATCATCGGCGTCTTCATATACTTCGCAAATGGGAATCGACGTTGCAGGTACGTCGAATTCTAACAACTTGTTTGATGATAACGAACAAGTTGAGGTTGTGAGTAGTAGTAACAGGAAATCGGTAAATCAGTACTTCTGTTTTGGTGGATCGAAGTTGCATACGGAAACTGCAAGTTGTGATGAAATGAAATCACATGAGATTTATGATCGTTATGTTTTATCGACTGCTTAA